The window GACAGTAGCACAGATACTCACAACAGACTAATATATAATTATAGCAAAGCTCTATTTGGTACAAAGTGGAAAAGTCAGAGCTCACATTCTGAGAACAGAACATGCTTATGTGATTGTAAAGAAATTGGTACCTGCAGCAAGAGGCAAGACAAGTCACCATGATCTCATGGAGGAGAGAAAGGGCATCAGTAAAAGCCATGTCTGCAATGGTATCTTTTATATTTCAGTCTTAACAGAAACCAACATTATGACTTAAACtcccttttaaaacaaacctgaTGATATTGTTACACTTTACGCAATGTCAACTAAGGATCTAACTTTACTACAAGTACATATCAGTCCTCCTGAATTCCCATGAAAGCGCTTGCAAACTGCATAGCTAGGTCAAAAGAATCACGCAATGTAAGGCTACCGCCAAATTGACCCTTTTATTGTATTTGGAAATACTGATCTCCAAAATAAAGCACTTTCAGGGTAACtagaaaacatactttttccAAACCTGCAGTCTAGAAGTAAGTGGCAAGAGAGACATTTTAGAATGAGGTAAACATACTGCATAGGCTATATATTTAAATCCAAATTCCAAAAGTTATTTGGCTTAACCatgaagttatttaaaattgaacagaaagaaaaaactatatacttacaaaaatctgaaaacaaatccAGGTCGGCTCTACCAGCAAGTTAGAAAATCACTCATTTACAACGAGCATTTCctactgtgctttttttttttttttcttttttcaagttaGCCAGACAAAAGCACAATTTGAAAAgaactttgctgctttttccatgGAGCTATTCCTTCCAGAATACATGCTCAATCTCAGCTTGTGTCCTTCAGTTAATCTGACCCAAGACTGGTCCTGGACACACAATGTTACAACATACCAGTGAATACTGGCCTTCCAGCCcatgctgcagcttttcttgcCCCAGCCTGCATTCTGAAGCAATGACAAAGCTTTATGACACAGGGTGTTCAGAATAGAGACTGGTGCTTAACAGAGTGTCATAAACCtcaattatcttttaaaaccatttgaaaacaaagttataATTAACAGTAGTGCCTTTTGTGagtcttgtatttttatttaaaatgtgttcttgCAGGTTCGCCTTTTTTTAGTATTCCCTTGTATCAGTGCTTAGTTCCCAAAAATCACTCCTGTCAAGCAATGCAATTTCCTGAAAAGATAGTATCTTCCATCCTCACCACATTTTCAATAAACTCTGTAGAAGACAGTCAATGATCAGACTAAGATAAAGTGCATATATTCCTTTCTGATACAGGCAACAGAGTTGtggactgaaaaaataaatcatactgaaaaccacaccaaaaaaaatatcgTACTGTGGCCATTTAGCACCTCACAATTAAGTTGCCTCACTGAGTACTAcccaaaaatacttttcttcaaGTGTCtgttagcttaaaaaaaagggaacttataacattaaaaaataatggttCCTTTTTAATTAGACTCTGAGAATCACGAATTTATGTAACCCTTGAAAGCTACGGCTCTACCAAGGCTGGCTTACTGCCTTGACAACTCGGAAGTAGTTTGTATTTTACCCTTTGGATCCAGGCTTCAAGCTTGCAAAAGCTTTGGAGTTCTTAAGGGAATGTGAAATTTCattgagaaaagaaataaaatgatagTCCCTTTCTGACTTCTTGGACTCAAAAATAACTACAATGGTAAAGTGAGGTTCGGGGCGAGTCAGAAAGTACGTGCTTTGGACTTTGTCATCGTAGAAGTGAACAACCTTCTCCAAACTGTTGAGGTCAGAGGTTCTATCAGTCATAATCATGATTACATTGGGCCAGTGCATAACAGGTCTGTCACTGGGCAGAGACACCACTGCAGGGTATTGATCCACTCCTTTAGGTGCTTCCCTGTAAGAATGGGGATGATGATAACCATGTCCCTGAAAACTCTCTGATCCACGATTGTCAAAAATTAAGGAAACATTGACGGCATCATACTTCCGGATGAAGCTGGAAATTTTCCCAAAATAATCAGGATTTGTTTTAGCAGtcaaagttttcatttcagatgctGTTGTTTGTCGACTAAGGGCCTCATGAAAGTAAAAGCTAAACTTGGCAAGGAGAATGTTCTTGAGCTTCATCAGCCAGAGGAAGAGGTGCGGAGGTTGTACAGCCTTCTGAGACTGCCCTCCAAACAGATGTTTCTTGGTCTCTCGCTGTTTCTCAAAAATTTGGCCCCAAGTCTGTAGTTTTGTGTGAGCACTGTGCAAGTTGACCAGGGATGGAAGGAACTTCCACTCTGAGATCTGAGCCTGAGCCTTTAAGAGATGTGCAAGCACATCTACCTCCAGCTGGAAACTGCTTTCAAGAGGACTGAGGATTGGATGATGAAATCTAGAAAACAACATTAGTTAAGACATGAGAACTGCTATACACAACAGTGAAATAATCAGATAGGATTTGTCAGTTCACAGACAGAAGACCAAACATTAAAACAGAGTAAAgtgtaaaccagaaaataatgttaatttaaaaatagttcttcTAACATAATtatggcaaatattttaatgaacatACAGTACTTCACTTTTGACAACAACATGTCTAAGACCTTTATCTATCAAAGCAAGGGAATTCTATTTGATCAGTTCAAGAACAATCACTGTTCATCTTGATCCATGAACTACTATAACACCATTTCTCTTTAAATTCAAGTGGCTTTGTTCCAATTTAAAATCCCTTCTGATGGTAAAACACATCTTGATAGTTCTGGAATAGCAGTAAGACATTAAGTTAAATTAAAGGAGTTGCTACAAATTTGTTGTTTGTACAGTGGAGCTATAAGGAAGCCaagcctttattttctttaaaaaaaacacaatagAATTGTGATGGAAAATTAGTCAATAGAACCATGATTAACTGTATTTACCAATAAGCCAGGTCTCAAACTTCAAACCTCGGTGAACTAAAAgcaatgaaagggaaaaacacTTGGCAGGATTTCATCATATCATACTGAAGATGTTGTAACAACTAATTTCTCTTACTAAAAATTCAGGTCAAGATCAGCTCTCAAtttaacaaatgttttaaaaaacccaccccaaactcACAACGCTTCATCTACCAAGTAAAAGTACCACTGCACTTCTTATTCACAAGTGATCCTACCATTAGAACAAATCTCGATTAAATGGAATTTTATAGATCCATTCTATAGCTttctcactttattttttcctaaatgccagcagaaaaaaaaaagatccagcCTACCTCCCCTTCCCTTGATACTCAAATGACTTGTAAACTCATCAACATAATCAATAAATACATACTTAAACTGTGCAAAACTGTTCCAGTTACAGAAAGAATGAGTCTTCAGCAAACACAGAAGTGGCCTTTTTAGTAAATGTGTTCCCTAAAAGGCATTTAAGACTCTTTAAGAAATCTCCAGCAAAGAATGACCAATAGTTCAAAGACAAGACTTCACGAGGTTTCCATTTAAGATAGATTTATCCCctcatttcaggaaaatatcctgggtcttctttttgttttaaaacaaagaagttTATACTGAATTCTTCCAACCTTTAACAGCTCATCTTCACACAGAGTAAAAGCAACTCCCTTATTCCCCTCAGCTCCCAGGACACAATACATAAAATCCATTTTAGAAATACTTggttcaaaaccaaaacccttaATTCCATTGTGGACCAGAGGAGAGAATGAGAATTTTAGGCTTTTCATCCTCTCTCCCTTCACTATTTTTTGACTTTCCATCAAGATCTTGCCAAAACATTAATTCTCAGGTTTGTGAAAATCGTCTGACAATTTTACCACTATTTTTAAGCATCTTTTTGGCAGCCACAATACATGTCTTGAAAGGATTTTCTACTCAGACACATGTCcaaatttatttgaagaaaatgaaattattaatatCATAAATCAGTTTATGCACCATGTTCTGCAAACAGGCTAGGTTGACCAGCCACCTTCTGTACACAGTACATGTCAGCAACCATCACATTACCTGTTATACCAGATACAGTGATTACTGGCTACTTCAGTGGGCTGAGAAGTCCAGAGCATATTTACGTTTCTTTGAACAAGAATCAATTAGAAATAATACTCTGTTAATAGTCAACATTCTGTATTTCCAATGATTCTGGTATTCAGAGATTTGCTGCcacatatgttaaaaaaaagcatatacaACATTATTTGTTCCAGATAGTCCTATCAAGTGCTCACTTAGCAATGTGGCTTCAACACACTTGCAGTCAAACAAGGTTATCCTTCAGtcttaaaagcaattaaaaaaaatgtatgctaatgcagcactgccaagtctcCTGGATTAACATTATGATGAATAGCTTTAGATTTCTACTTTCTTCATGGCGCATACCTATCTTCATGTTTCACTGCACAGCAGAATTTGCTAAACCATTTTAATCCAAAAAACCACACCTCGGCCACAGCTGAGAAGCTTGATAAGGCTGCAGAGCAAACTAACAGGTAATGTACTCAGCACATCTGCTGTAATTAAGTTTCATAACACACAGAAGCATCTGACTGAGCTCAATATCACTTAAAACAGACAGGGATTTATAATATTTCAATAAACCAGAGTGTTAAGAACTTAAAACCACAGtggaaaattgatttttttagcTAATCATTCTCAAAAGCAGATGGATGCtagagttttgttttgcagactATGAAGAAGCCTCATTTTTCTTGAGCTTTTAACTTCCTTCCATGGAACACCCATGCATGCATGTATTTATGCTGACTAAAATGATGACACAAATGCTGACTAGATTAAAAACATtaagacttaaaaataattacattaaaataggTTTAATAGTTACTTATTCATTTTGTACTAAGCTTTTAAAGGATCCTGCTTCTTGTGCTGTTTCAATTATTTCAGTTAAgaaccaacccaaaccaacagttaaaaaacccacaaaaaagtTACTTCTCCAGCTGTATTCtatagaaaaacagaaaaatgtctaGTATTGGCTATGTTCAAGTCAGCAGTAAGTATCACCAAAACAGGTTTAAGCTGTTCAAAAGTTAATGATTTTTCAGATACGAACAATATGACTCTGTTGTTGACAGTCAATTAATTCTGCCATTCCTTTATCAGCAAGTAATTATTTGCTCTAAGTTATCTGAGCAGCTATTTTCAGATGTAAAGGACAGAAACCAAGGCCAGAACCTCTCTACAGAACAGATGCCCTGTCTGGCCCTAGCACAGTTGGCTAAAATAATGGCATACATCCTCAACTGCAACTGAAGAATATATTGACAGAGGAAAGAGACTGGGTAAGGACGAGTTTATTTGACCTTTCACCTGAGAGGGTCAACAGACTGTAAAACACAACAGGTTTCCAGACAGCACACATGAACATAACAGCCCCCAGAAACTGATCTGAGGAATCTAAAGGAAGCTATCATTATACCCACTTTTTCCAGGAATATTCTATATGTGACTGGGGAGAACCACACAGAAGCTACTTAATTAGCTCTAACAGCATCTTAGAAAGTCTCTATCTTAGAGATTTCTCATTAACCCAAAGCAAGATTGTCAGTTCTTTTCCCAGGGAGacactgcttatttttttaaagaggttaTAACACTACCTTAGAAGCACAGACCTgtcacagaaattaatttaaatggcACATTTATTAGTAAAACATTTCATATATTACAGTCTCCAGTCACTTCATCAAAAGTatcaattttgtttttcagacttttaaTGGTGCTGTTGACTCGGGACATGGTCAGAATAGATGGCAATTGTTAGTGTACAACataaatcaatttaaaaaaaaaaaaacacaccaccaacTTACCTCCCTTTACTCTTTAATGTTTATCacatcaaggaaaaaatatgtaaatttcATGTTGTATTAGACTAACAGCCCTGATAGTCTACGGGTtcacaaaaaaatcactagTAAGATCATATACACTAGTTTTGATTTTCAAATCACAAAATTACATAGCAATTTTCCCAAGTTATTCCTAAAAAAAGGAGTCAGCTGCAGTGCTTCGATTTGGAGTAtcagaaagcagcactgaattATTTCTGCTAGATGTACACCTTAAAAATcataactggggaaaaaaacccaaccaacctaCTTCAGCATATTCTCCCCAAACGTCATCTTAGACACTACTTCACTAACAAAAGATTTGAAAGAATTCAACTACATTTGAAAGTTAACTTCCTACAATGGCCaccttcttttgctttaaaataaggAGGTAGAATCTAAtctgttctctctttttttaaactgccatCACTTTGAAGGCTCATTTCTGTTAGATGTGAAATACCCACCCCAGAGTAACTTAGAAACATCCTGAGATTCTTGTAACAGGAACTATTAGATCTTAACTTCAAGAGGCCATAATGGCAGGGACCAAAGACTCAGAGGTGCTCCTTCTGCTGGCTCTAATACCTCTCAAAAGAAACGATGACAGAGCACTGTAAAACCCTACTAGGTAGACCAGATAGTTGTGGTGTAGCTTTTAGAATGAAGCAGACACATATTCTAGTATAAGAAGTAAAACTGTCACACAAATACCAGTTTCATTTATGTATCAATTTTACTGAAGTTCATATGGAATTAAGTCTTGTTTCCTCTCCACTCCCAGtgaaaaagcacaagaaatcTTACACATAACAAAAATGATTCTTCCTCTTTGCTGAACGTGAACACATCTAATGTTAATTAAGGAACAGGAAAGATTACTCCTAGAGCATGATGACAGAAACACTCTcccatttttattcttcttcagAGGAGTCATATTTTGAGACCACACATCTGATGCTGCTGACCAACATTAACTTCATGCACGAATTCATGcaaggggctgtgctgctcagcagtcaAAGGACGGTAAAGTCTTTAGGCTTGCTTTGAACCTCAACATCATTTATCACAGATCAGGTGTCTGAATACTTACTGCCAGCAAATAAGCACTGACCTTGAGCTGTATTTCCTTAAGATGGATTCCAAAATGTTTACGAGTTCCTCAGAGTTAATGAACTTTTGGGTGCTGAGCGTGTACATTTTTTCATAGAAGTCAGCAATTTCCATCCGAGCCTGAACAAAAAAACAGAGCTGTTCAGACAGGTGAGAAAGCAGCTCTTCCAAGTGAGGAGCTGTTCCTCCTAGTGCATTGTGACCCGTCGCCACCACCTTCTTCAGCTCATTATGCAGAGATGTGTAGATGGTTCGGATGGAGTCCTTTCGGCTGAAGAATGACTGACCACCTGTTCAGATAAATATGGAGGTATTACCAAAATCCAGGGACAGAAAAGATACACAGCAATACTGGAAAATTGTATATAACTTTATATACAAGTGCTTAAATAATGCTTATTTTCCCCCAGGTGTTCCCAACTGTTGTTTGATCAAcgtgtaattttttttttgtaatcagGAATTTCAGTATATTATTTTGCAAGTAACTGAATTTTGCATAGCATATACTCAGAAGCATTTCAGGTAATTTCATGCAAGTCAGACTTGTCCCAATTCATATCTCAGCAGCCAACAACTGCTGCAAACCTTCAACTCACTCACATCTGCCTTAGTTTTGGCATGacctttcagaaaagaaggCTTTAGTTAAATTTGCTATTAGCCTGGCAATACTGTTATCTGCGTAAGTCAGAACAATCGAGTCATCAGGAAATTTTTAATAGCCTCCACTCCTATTAATAACTCTAGATCTTTTCAAGAGAATTCCCCTAATGATATCTGTTCAATCGTAAAGCACTCAAATTTGCAACACAAGCTTTAAATCGGAACTATGCGACATTTGTGTGTACAAACCTAATGTTTCCTGTCCCTACACAATCTTAACATAATCCAGaattcaaatggaaaacaatcACAGTTTATCTCAGTGAGACCACAGTGCAGATTAATCCATAACTAAAACTAGGCAGGGGAGGAAATCTGTGCTTATCAACCTGCTCAACACTatgaggaatttaaaaaaagaaaagacagaagtagAGGgtcaaagtgaaaaatacttAACTTCGATGTTACCAAAAGACTGTACAAAGGTACTAACCTTATTTCATGATTTCTATGAACACATGCCCTTATGTGCCACTGTGGTACtcaacagctgcagcagagcaaggaTCACAGGGACTAAATCTGCAGAACTTTGAGATTCCAAATTTAGGTTCCACTTTGAAACTGCTTATAAATGTTGTAATGGTGGATAGCCCTTTTCACATCCATTTTACGCATGTAATGTTCAAAAGCAACCTCAGCAACTTGaagcaggaaggcagagaacTTGTTACGGTGAAACAGCTACCTTACTAAGACAAGAGTAGCCTCACAGGTCATGGGCAGAATGAAATATCATCTATTGCTGTTGTTCATTAAgtatataaacaaacaaaactctgtCCCTTCCGCTGTCAATTTTATCCTTTCTACAAGCAccaaattcactttttaaagtcTGCCTTACAGACTGAGTTTTGTCTGTAAAGATCTTCTATAGCATAGTTCCAATTTACCATTTAAACACCAAAGCAGAATTTTCTCGATGTTTTACTGCATTACACATCAGATGCATATCCCTTGATCTATTTTCCATGCCAGTCTGCAGTTCAAAGAGAAAATCGTCAGCTTTGCCCAGAGGGCAACATGACAGCTCATCCTGTGccagtttgggatttttctgttcatgtaCAGAGAGAGCAAGAAGCAGCCAAGATTATGGCCCCGACTTCCTGAGACCCTGCAGAGTCTGCACCAATAACAATTCTTAGGAGGCTATCTCCAGCCCCAAGTCCTTACACATATCCATCTCTAATATTAGGCCCTAGAACTGTGACATGAAAAAGTCCTTTGGTCACCCCAGCGAGCTCACCTTTGCCAGAATCTCAGCCAGAGCATCCCAGTACAGAGGCACCTCTGGCTAAATACTGGGAAATGCAGGTAGGTAGCCCACCGGCCAAGAAAGAGACGCACCGATCTGCCAGCCACCTGCGCTCCCATTTATCCCTCGGGGGCAGCCCGAACGGCACGGCCGATTTCTCCTTGGGCCACGGACACTCGCTAACCTAGCCCCGGCGTTTCAAACGCACGAACACGCCCCTCGCCGAGGCCGGGGCACCAACAGATTTCCGCACAGGGCGACGGCAGCCACCCactccccgccgcgccgccgaCGCCCGCGCAGCTAACGCCGGGGCAGGCCGCGAGCGGGCAcgggccgccgcgccgccagCGCCGCCCTCTGGGGCGGGCGAGGGGCAGCCCGCagaggggcgggggcgggggcccGGGGGACTGGGGCCCGAGGGCCCGGAGACGGATCCCTGCCCGCGGGGCGCGAGGGGCGCGGCCGGGCGGTACCTAGCTTCTGGCCCAGGAAGGTCATGCTGTGGTAGGC of the Falco cherrug isolate bFalChe1 chromosome 5, bFalChe1.pri, whole genome shotgun sequence genome contains:
- the KICS2 gene encoding KICSTOR subunit 2 isoform X2; this translates as MGEAIPLGAPVPVEQAVLETFFSHLGIFSYDKAKDNVEKEREANKSAGASWLALLAGLAHLAAAEKAYHSMTFLGQKLGGQSFFSRKDSIRTIYTSLHNELKKLCFFVQARMEIADFYEKMYTLSTQKFINSEELVNILESILRKYSSRFHHPILSPLESSFQLEVDVLAHLLKAQAQISEWKFLPSLVNLHSAHTKLQTWGQIFEKQRETKKHLFGGQSQKAVQPPHLFLWLMKLKNILLAKFSFYFHEALSRQTTASEMKTLTAKTNPDYFGKISSFIRKYDAVNVSLIFDNRGSESFQGHGYHHPHSYREAPKGVDQYPAVVSLPSDRPVMHWPNVIMIMTDRTSDLNSLEKVVHFYDDKVQSTYFLTRPEPHFTIVVIFESKKSERDYHFISFLNEISHSLKNSKAFASLKPGSKG
- the KICS2 gene encoding KICSTOR subunit 2 isoform X1, whose protein sequence is MGEAIPLGAPVPVEQAVLETFFSHLGIFSYDKAKDNVEKEREANKSAGASWLALLAGLAHLAAAEKAYHSMTFLGQKLGGQSFFSRKDSIRTIYTSLHNELKKVVATGHNALGGTAPHLEELLSHLSEQLCFFVQARMEIADFYEKMYTLSTQKFINSEELVNILESILRKYSSRFHHPILSPLESSFQLEVDVLAHLLKAQAQISEWKFLPSLVNLHSAHTKLQTWGQIFEKQRETKKHLFGGQSQKAVQPPHLFLWLMKLKNILLAKFSFYFHEALSRQTTASEMKTLTAKTNPDYFGKISSFIRKYDAVNVSLIFDNRGSESFQGHGYHHPHSYREAPKGVDQYPAVVSLPSDRPVMHWPNVIMIMTDRTSDLNSLEKVVHFYDDKVQSTYFLTRPEPHFTIVVIFESKKSERDYHFISFLNEISHSLKNSKAFASLKPGSKG